Below is a window of Flavobacterium sp. N2820 DNA.
TTCGCATTATAAAGTGGTAAAAAGAAGTCAAGGTGAAACTACAATTTCAGAATTACTACTGTTATCGCCTGAAGACAGAATTCAACAAATTGCAGAAATGCTTTCTGGAAAAGACATTTCTGAATCTGCCTTACAACATGCAAAAGCTTTGCTGAATTAAAATTTTAGCCTACTTTTGTTATTCAAATAGAATAATTACAAACCAATATAAAATTTACAAGATGATTATAGAACCAAGAATGAGAGGATTTATTTGTTTGACAGCTCACCCAAAAGGTTGCGAACAAAATGTAAAAAATCAAATTGCTTATGTACAATCAAAAGGAAAAATTAATGGACCAAAAAGAGTTCTTGTAATTGGAGCTTCAACAGGTTTTGGTTTAGCTTCAAGAATTACATCTGCTTTTGGTTCTGATGCATCAACAATAGGTGTATTTTTTGAAAAAGAACCATCAGAAGGAAAAACAGCTTCTCCAGGCTGGTACAATTCTGCAGCATTTGAAATGGAAGCTCAAAAGGCGGGTTTGTATGCAAAAAGCATTAATGGAGACGCATTTTCAAACGAAGTAAAGCAACAAACAATTGATATGATTAAGGCTGATTTAGGTCAGATTGATTTAATTATTTATAGTTTAGCTTCTCCGGTACGTCAACATCCTGTTACAGGTGTTTTACATCGTTCAACTTTAAAGCCTATTGGTTCAACTTTTACCAATAAAACAGTTGATTTTCATACCGGAAATGTAACACAAGTTTCTATCGAGCCAGCTAATCAAGAAGACATTGATAACACAGTAGTTGTTATGGGAGGTGAAGATTGGTCAATGTGGATTGATGCATTAAAAGAAGCTGGTGTTTTAGCCGATGGATTAACCACTATTGCCTATTCATATATTGGGCCAGAAGTAACTGAAGCTGTTTACAGAAAAGGAACTATTGGAAGAGCAAAAGATCATTTAGAAGCGACGGCTTTTGAAATCACAGATAAATTAAAGGATATCAATGGAAAAGGTTATGTTTCTGTTAATAAAGCATTAGTAACACAAGCAAGTTCAGCAATTCCAGTAATTCCTTTATATATATCTTTATTGTATAAAATTATGAAGGCTGAAGGAATTCATGAGGGTTGTATCGAGCAAATTCAAAGATTATATGCAGATCGATTATATACTGGTAATGAAGTGCCAACAGATGAAAAAGGAAGAATTCGTATTGATGATTGGGA
It encodes the following:
- the fabV gene encoding enoyl-ACP reductase FabV → MIIEPRMRGFICLTAHPKGCEQNVKNQIAYVQSKGKINGPKRVLVIGASTGFGLASRITSAFGSDASTIGVFFEKEPSEGKTASPGWYNSAAFEMEAQKAGLYAKSINGDAFSNEVKQQTIDMIKADLGQIDLIIYSLASPVRQHPVTGVLHRSTLKPIGSTFTNKTVDFHTGNVTQVSIEPANQEDIDNTVVVMGGEDWSMWIDALKEAGVLADGLTTIAYSYIGPEVTEAVYRKGTIGRAKDHLEATAFEITDKLKDINGKGYVSVNKALVTQASSAIPVIPLYISLLYKIMKAEGIHEGCIEQIQRLYADRLYTGNEVPTDEKGRIRIDDWEMRADVQEKIAKLWLESTTESLVELGDLAGYKQDFLNLFGFGFEGVDYLADTNEMVKVPSIK